The proteins below come from a single Orcinus orca chromosome 6, mOrcOrc1.1, whole genome shotgun sequence genomic window:
- the BAG1 gene encoding BAG family molecular chaperone regulator 1 produces the protein MAAAGLSVTVTHSNEKHDLQVIPQEGCSEPIVQDLAQVVEEATGVPLPFQKLIFKGKSLKEMETPLSALGIQNGCRVMLIGKKNSPEEEVEIKKLKDLEKSVEKIADQLEELSKELTGIQQGFLAKDLQAEALCKLDRRVIATVGQFMKILEETDTLVLPENFKDSRMKRKGLVKKIQAFLAACDTVEQSICQEMERLQATNLALAD, from the exons ATGGCGGCAGCCGGGCTCAGCGTAACTGTCACCCACA gcAATGAGAAGCACGATCTTCAAGTTATCCCGCAAGAAGGCTGTAGTGAACCAATTGTCCAAGACCTGGCCCAGGTTGTTGAAGAGGCCACAGGGGTCCCGCTGCCTTTTCAGAAACTCATATTTAAGG GAAAATCTCTGAAAGAAATGGAGACGCCATTGTCAGCACTTGGAATACAAAATGGTTGCCGGGTCATGTTAATTGGGAAAAAG AACAGTCCAGAGGAAGAAGTTGAAATAAAGAAGTTGAAAGATTTGGAGAAGTCTGTGGAGAAGATAGCTGACCAACTGGAAGAGTTGAGTAAAGAGCTTACTGGAATCCAGCAG GGTTTTCTGGCCAAGGATTTGCAAGCTGAAGCTCTCTGCAAACTCGACAGGAGAGTAATAGCCACAGTCGGGCAGTTTATGAAGATCTTGGAAGAGACTGACACACTA GTTCTGCCAGAAAATTTCAAAGACAGTCGAATGAAAAGGAAGGGTTTGGTGAAAAAGATTCAG GCATTCCTAGCTGCATGTGATACAGTGGAGCAGAGCATCTGCCAGGAGATGGAGCGACTGCAGGCCACTAACTTGGCCTTGGCTGACTGA
- the SPINK4 gene encoding LOW QUALITY PROTEIN: serine protease inhibitor Kazal-type 4 (The sequence of the model RefSeq protein was modified relative to this genomic sequence to represent the inferred CDS: substituted 1 base at 1 genomic stop codon), producing MAVRLWVVTLALAALFLVGREVPVSAAKFIFSRMLRQLLAPICEHMAESPVCPXIYDPVCGTDGVTYDSECKLCLARM from the exons ATGGCTGTTCGCCTGTGGGTGGTCACCCTGGCCTTGGCTGCCCTCTTCCTTGTGGGCAGGG AAGTGCCAGTGTCGGCAGCAAAGTTCATTTTCTCAAGAATGCTAAGGCAGCTGCTTGCA CCCATCTGTGAGCACATGGCAGAATCTCCAGTCTGCCCCTAGATATATGACCCAGTTTGTGGCACTGACGGGGTCACGTATGACAGTGAATGCAAGCTCTGCTTGGCTCGCATGTAA